A single genomic interval of Candidatus Methylacidiphilales bacterium harbors:
- a CDS encoding exosortase/archaeosortase family protein, with the protein MFLLLPGIYWLTLWWDIHIDWATNAQYAFGWFVPVAAAGLFLQRWLLRPIPDAPHGTCRALIQAGIVILVLLHLPLRFVGEANAEWRMLFWVREIQCIFLSLGCLALAGGWRWARHFAFPILFSATAIPWPSGFEGQVVQWLTRLGAAATVEGLFWIGIPAVQLGNTIQVSNGIVGLNTACSGIRSLQVCIMIAFLAGEFWNLRRAQSCWAVVFGGLAALFFNALRMFALTWIEAANGSDAFQRWHDPLGWIEMGTCMASVVLFAGWMRNKAPQISEAARNPARHDDCRVSPCSTPGWLLIFSIVVWLLAAVGTAQWYAAHEQNETKTPQWNVIAPSRSDPDFAGWFRVEIPEESRALLRTNDGIALQWASPGGLVWHVSYLQWPAARSSAAAAAAHHPDICLPAVGYQLICEAPFIDLTVKHIPLRFHHYLFKGKLHPVHVFYAHRAQDASLYGDLDNFNPPINSRFKAAFAGRRSVAQAVLQVILTGAPSDEIAIESLKKVVGKLVHTTEDASGERL; encoded by the coding sequence GTGTTTTTGTTACTACCCGGAATTTACTGGCTCACACTTTGGTGGGATATCCATATCGACTGGGCGACGAATGCCCAGTATGCGTTTGGCTGGTTCGTGCCGGTGGCCGCTGCCGGCTTGTTTTTGCAACGCTGGCTGCTTCGCCCGATACCGGATGCACCACACGGCACCTGTCGTGCATTGATTCAGGCAGGTATTGTCATCCTTGTCTTGCTGCATTTGCCCCTCCGTTTTGTTGGTGAAGCCAATGCAGAATGGCGGATGCTTTTCTGGGTTCGTGAAATCCAATGCATATTCCTCTCCCTCGGTTGCCTTGCGCTGGCAGGCGGTTGGAGATGGGCGCGTCATTTCGCGTTTCCGATTCTTTTCTCAGCAACGGCGATTCCGTGGCCAAGCGGCTTTGAGGGGCAGGTGGTCCAATGGCTTACCCGTCTCGGTGCGGCGGCCACGGTCGAAGGGTTGTTCTGGATCGGGATTCCCGCCGTACAACTTGGAAACACCATTCAGGTCAGCAACGGAATCGTCGGCCTCAACACCGCATGCAGCGGGATCCGTTCGTTGCAGGTTTGCATCATGATTGCGTTCCTCGCCGGAGAATTCTGGAATTTGCGACGCGCGCAAAGCTGTTGGGCGGTTGTCTTTGGGGGCCTCGCCGCGTTGTTTTTCAACGCGCTGCGGATGTTTGCGCTCACATGGATCGAAGCCGCCAACGGGAGCGACGCCTTTCAGCGCTGGCATGATCCGCTGGGATGGATCGAGATGGGAACTTGCATGGCATCGGTTGTTCTCTTTGCGGGTTGGATGCGGAACAAAGCGCCACAGATTTCGGAAGCTGCCCGCAATCCTGCTCGGCATGATGATTGTCGTGTTAGCCCCTGCTCCACTCCCGGATGGCTCCTCATTTTTTCCATCGTTGTCTGGCTGTTGGCCGCAGTCGGAACCGCACAGTGGTATGCCGCGCATGAACAGAATGAAACGAAAACGCCGCAATGGAACGTGATAGCCCCGTCACGATCCGACCCTGATTTTGCCGGATGGTTTCGTGTGGAAATACCGGAGGAATCGCGGGCTTTGCTTCGGACGAATGATGGCATTGCCCTGCAGTGGGCAAGTCCCGGAGGACTGGTCTGGCATGTCAGCTATCTGCAATGGCCCGCGGCGCGCTCCTCTGCGGCCGCCGCAGCCGCGCATCATCCCGATATTTGCCTGCCCGCGGTGGGTTACCAATTAATATGCGAGGCGCCCTTCATAGACCTCACTGTAAAACATATTCCGCTGCGCTTTCACCACTACCTCTTTAAGGGCAAACTGCATCCAGTGCATGTTTTTTACGCGCATCGGGCGCAGGATGCATCCCTTTACGGCGACTTGGATAATTTTAACCCTCCGATAAACAGTCGCTTCAAGGCCGCTTTTGCCGGCAGAAGGAGTGTTGCCCAGGCGGTTTTGCAGGTGATCCTTACCGGCGCGCCAAGCGATGAAATCGCCATTGAATCCCTGAAAAAAGTTGTGGGAAAACTTGTTCACACGACAGAAGATGCATCGGGAGAACGGTTGTGA
- the hemH gene encoding ferrochelatase, with amino-acid sequence MTSKRGILLANLGSPCSASVPDVRRYLREFLMDERVIDYPFLLRWIIIHCFVLPTRPHRSAEAYRRIWTDEGSPLVASSRRLHGILQKELDLPVVLGMRYGEPSILSALKELRTKVPDLEEILLMPLYPHYAMASYETVVAKARKELDVLGWRIRLTVLPPFYNQEIYLNAMESVLRPALEDPWDHLLFSYHGIPLRHIKRADCSASHCLLDPACCTTPAAAHATCYRHQSLHTTETLALRLGLRPGTYSSSFQSRFGREAWCTPYTDQELIRLAASGVRRLVVLCPAFVTDCLETLEEIGMAGKESFLEHGGESFKLVPCLNEHPKWIEALRAWALHFPDNWMRVAP; translated from the coding sequence ATGACAAGCAAGCGCGGCATTTTGCTCGCCAATTTGGGCTCCCCGTGTTCCGCTTCCGTTCCGGACGTGCGCCGTTATTTGCGCGAATTTTTGATGGATGAACGGGTCATCGACTACCCGTTTCTCCTCCGCTGGATCATCATCCATTGTTTTGTACTTCCCACCCGTCCGCACCGCTCGGCGGAAGCGTACCGGCGCATTTGGACGGATGAAGGTTCCCCCCTTGTTGCCAGCAGCCGTCGTCTTCACGGGATTTTGCAAAAAGAACTGGATTTGCCCGTTGTACTGGGCATGCGCTATGGCGAGCCCTCCATCCTGAGTGCCCTCAAGGAGCTGCGCACAAAGGTCCCGGATCTTGAGGAAATTCTGTTGATGCCGCTTTACCCGCATTATGCAATGGCTTCCTACGAAACTGTGGTGGCAAAAGCCCGGAAGGAGCTGGATGTCCTGGGCTGGCGAATCCGCCTCACGGTGTTGCCGCCGTTTTACAACCAGGAGATTTATCTCAACGCCATGGAGTCTGTCTTGCGTCCCGCGCTGGAAGATCCGTGGGACCATCTGCTCTTCAGCTATCATGGCATTCCGCTGCGCCATATCAAAAGAGCCGACTGCAGCGCCAGTCATTGCCTTTTGGATCCCGCTTGTTGTACTACCCCGGCCGCCGCACATGCAACCTGTTATCGTCACCAGTCGCTTCATACCACCGAAACCCTTGCGCTGCGGCTCGGCCTCAGACCGGGGACGTATTCCTCATCGTTCCAGTCGCGATTTGGCAGGGAAGCCTGGTGTACCCCCTATACCGATCAGGAACTCATACGCTTGGCGGCTTCGGGAGTCCGGCGACTGGTGGTTCTTTGCCCGGCTTTTGTGACCGATTGCCTGGAGACACTCGAAGAAATCGGCATGGCCGGCAAGGAAAGCTTCCTCGAGCACGGGGGGGAATCCTTCAAGCTTGTGCCGTGCCTGAACGAACATCCCAAATGGATTGAAGCCCTCCGCGCCTGGGCGCTGCATTTTCCCGACAACTGGATGCGCGTTGCGCCCTGA